Proteins encoded by one window of Aspergillus puulaauensis MK2 DNA, chromosome 4, nearly complete sequence:
- a CDS encoding uncharacterized protein (COG:S;~EggNog:ENOG410PTU7), with protein sequence MSSSSLWISPLIEHCLSSYEGNQRNLGLDWENDGSNIRFSSHTQPIARINNWSERNGIPVANLTDSETQIDAIISRESLEEYKKDFPTNPLSRDGYRGYTIHLAGFELVYEYSTGKPKLHIYVKRFSIIWERGRIKQPPAGKSVGKKPALLTLIKRVFSSIKSQNQPRQGTVDTTEDSNGYSNGYSDIPATQVTNGHTIDSTQPHLMSQLPTRRSTDHDLADPGKLLQQLEARAPGDKQPSRERSIDTGTLAPVAAPEANHRSAGHLPSGGNESSTSHEPQRTELEAERDGPQPSSDRPSPPDSAGEDIIRSNAEPYSPEAQLKAQLEASQHVTLRQPSFAKTASSSTVDPWEGMTGIRSIDVNVPKDQKELLEPDKKPWYPPQVGEPIVSGRVPPALLDEWNRLAFQRHQKEIDNKPESMEVDHLIAPSTPATETSSDSSSDCEWSATPGRTPRRGALLPVDSSPLKDSSAHHERPRRSSSSDQGGPAEVREEESQLEEKEIQAPPVNQSPNAESPPIQAEVENNGPSAEASAADMTHDNDDGHESDSSSDSEMSVSVPQPLSGSTQQGTSSQVEPGVSSSGPSLPESAGQNVQVMETPAAAFNKSRPAAYNQDNFQTGLGNMVIQSQADKSSSQSRVLNTYASRDESTKGETSQESSKSLPPSGPDAQNPVLVIGTRFSSEAPTTQQTRWSGSSSLFTSSGRKIVEGSVATASLHHSQSSRAFSSYRDLPPPSMLSIEDDNRSSSVHSSVRGTPLKIDRATPLKRFASEMGDSDRGLPSKRNKFDSKPTALELEGGLDARIISRRESYIINSDQSVEAARVYEKFQNDYPIYKGDFEHFTKLCSRLQAVRESGSLQRSFLWDDFIITHLLGYPAYLEDCLGNKSNFINYEEYFVSSFSRPTYKKRSLTVEGINACAAQYITIDERRSSSRPATGTGIAANTKTSFTESLRDQFSNFHAHSFVETRDLSTDDGQSEDNQSETDSEWNLSQYSIPDSEPARAAAAAQKDSNEDMNLEHITPKPTTAPVTYDHEHSSKDEYEDEDEDMEEVNDAAHETASVELGDSNNSQDQAEAKALEAPPNAAPEIQASDAASNADADVESSHEFPLEKPFNENWFDSLRHILPDEPVWSDDHNTPFKKWALADQNVLGVRNRRGGARVDTDEKGIIRRFPRA encoded by the exons ATGAGTTCATCAAGCCTCTGGATCTCGCCTTTGATTGAACATTGCCTTTCCAGCTATGAGGGAAACCAGCGAAATCTTGGGTTAGACTGGGAAAACGACGGGAGCAACATTCGATTTTCCTCGCATACCCAACCAATTGCTCGAATCAATAAT TGGAGCGAACGAAACGGTATCCCTGTAGCGAATTTGACCGACTCGGAGACGCAAATAGACGCAATCATATCGCGCGAATCGCTGGAAGAATATAAGAAGGATTTTCCCACAAACCCACTAAGCAGGGATGGCTATCGAGGGTATACTATTCATTTGGCCGGTTTCGAACTGGTGTACGAATATTCGACCGGGAAGCCCAAGCTTCATATTTACGTCAAGCGGTTCAGCATCATATGGGAACGAGGTAGGATCAAGCAGCCGCCAGCTGGAAAATCTGTCGGGAAGAAACCTGCCCTACTTACATTGATAAAAAGAGtgttctcttccatcaagTCGCAAAATCAGCCCCGCCAAGGAACCGTCGATACAACGGAGGATAGTAACGGGTATAGCAATGGATACAGCGATATCCCTGCCACGCAAGTAACCAATGGCCATACAATTGATTCTACGCAACCTCACTTAATGTCCCAACTGCCTACCCGCCGTTCTACGGATCATGATCTGGCGGACCCTGGTAAATTACTACAGCAGCTCGAGGCACGAGCTCCAGGGGATAAACAACCGAGTCGGGAGAGGTCCATAGATACAGGGACTTTGGCCCCGGTAGCCGCTCCTGAAGCAAACCATCGCAGTGCGGGCCACCTACCAAGCGGCGGGAATGAAAGCAGCACATCTCATGAACCGCAAAGGACGGAACTGGAAGCTGAAAGAGATGGACCCCAGCCCAGCTCAGATAGGCCATCTCCGCCAGATTCAGCCGGTGAAGACATTATACGAAGCAATGCAGAGCCTTACTCACCGGAGGCACAGCTTAAGGCTCAGCTCGAGGCCTCTCAGCATGTTACTCTTCGACAACCTAGTTTTGCCAAAACTGCATCCTCTAGTACCGTTGACCCCTGGGAAGGTATGACAGGTATCAGGAGCATCGACGTTAATGTGCCCAAGGATCAAAAGGAACTCCTAGAGCCCGACAAGAAACCGTGGTACCCGCCTCAAGTGGGAGAACCGATAGTTTCAGGTCGCGTACCGCCGGCACTGTTAGATGAATGGAATAGGCTTGCTTTCCAAAGACATCAGAAGGAAATTGACAACAAGCCAGAATCTATGGAAGTTGATCATCTGATCGCCCCAAGCACACCGGCCACCGAAACCAGTTCGGATTCCAGCTCAGATTGCGAGTGGAGCGCAACGCCTGGACGAACACCCCGCCGCGGTGCATTATTGCCCGTAGATAGTAGTCCATTAAAAGACAGCTCGGCACATCATGAAAGGCCCCGGAGGTCTAGTTCAAGTGATCAAGGTGGTCCCGCTGAGGTTAGAGAGGAGGAATCGCAgcttgaggagaaggaaatccAGGCACCTCCAGTTAACCAAAGCCCAAACGCTGAGAGCCCTCCCATACAAGCGGAGGTAGAAAATAATGGACCAAGTGCTGAAGCAAGTGCCGCAGACATGACTCACGATAACGACGATGGGCACGAATCTGATAGCAGCTCTGATTCAGAGATGAGCGTATCAGTTCCTCAACCGCTATCTGGAAGCACTCAACAAGGCACTTCGAGCCAGGTGGAACCTGGAGTTTCAAGCTCAGGGCCATCGCTTCCTGAATCCGCAGGACAGAATGTACAGGTGATGGAGACCCCTGCAGCGGCTTTCAACAAGTCTCGCCCTGCCGCATACAATCAAGACAACTTCCAAACCGGACTTGGTAACATGGTGATCCAATCGCAAGCCGACAAATCCTCATCTCAATCCCGCGTTCTCAATACATACGCCAGTCGTGATGAAAGCACCAAAGGAGAGACCTCACAAGAGAGCTCGAAATCTCTTCCACCGAGCGGCCCAGATGCCCAGAATCCTGTACTCGTTATTGGCACCCGATTCAGCAGCGAGGCCCCTACAACACAACAAACGCGCTGGTCAGGGTCCAGCTCACTTTTCACATCTTCGGGGCGCAAAATCGTGGAGGGGAGTGTGGCAACTGCTTCCTTACACCACTCTCAGTCATCCAGAGCGTTTTCATCTTATCGCGACTTGCCTCCGCCATCCATGCTATCAATAGAAGACGACAATAGAAGCTCGAGCGTGCATAGTTCTGTAAGGGGCACTCCTCTGAAGATCGATCGTGCGACACCGCTGAAACGCTTCGCATCTGAGATGGGGGACAGCGATCGCGGTTTGCCCTCAAAACGAAACAAGTTTGACAGCAAACCGACGGCGCTCGAATTAGAAGGTGGGCTGGATGCGAGAATAATTTCACGACGCGAGAGCTACATCATCAATTCCGATCAGTCAGTTGAGGCCGCGAGGGTGTACGAGAAGTTCCAGAATGACTATCCTATCTATAAAGGGGATTTCGAGCACTTCACCAAGTTATGCTCCAGACTGCAAGCCGTTCGGGAAAGCGGCAGTCTACAAAGATCGTTTTTATGGGACGACTTCATTATCACGCATCTTTTAGGCTACCCTGCCTACCTGGAGGATTGTCTCGGAAATAAGTCCAATTTCATAAACTACGAAGAGTACTTCGTATCCTCTTTTTCAAGGCCCACCTACAAGAAGCGTAGTCTCACTGTGGAGGGAATCAACGCGTGTGCCGCACAGTATATTACAATTGATGAAAGGCGATCTTCCTCACGTCCAGCTACCGGTACCGGCATCGCTGCCAACACCAAAACATCATTCACGGAAAGTCTCAGGGATCagttctccaacttccaTGCTCATTCATTCGTGGAAACACGGGACCTATCGACCGACGATGGACAGTCTGAAGACAACCAAAGCGAGACAGACAGCGAATGGAATTTGTCCCAGTACAGCATCCCCGACAGCGAGCCTGCTCGCGCCGCTGCCGCAGCACAGAAAGACAGCAACGAAGATATGAACCTTGAACATATAACCCCCAAGCCAACCACCGCACCGGTCACGTATGACCACGAGCACAGCTCCAAAGATGAatacgaagatgaagacgaagacatgGAGGAGGTCAACGACGCAGCCCACGAAACAGCCAGCGTCGAATTAGGCGACAGCAATAATTCCCAAGACCAAGCTGAAGCCAAGGCCTTGGAAGCCCCTCCGAACGCAGCACCCGAAATTCAAGCCTCTGACGCGGCCTCAAATGCTGACGCAGACGTCGAATCTAGCCACGAGTTCCCTCTCGAAAAGCCCTTCAACGAAAATTGGTTCGACTCTCTGCGCCACATCCTCCCGGACGAGCCTGTCTGGTCTGATGACCACAATACCCCGTTCAAGAAATGGGCACTCGCGGACCAGAATGTTTTGGGGGTGCGGAATCGTCGCGGAGGCGCGAGAGTCGATACCGATGAGAAGGGCATTATACGGCGGTTTCCGCGCGCATGA